The following are encoded in a window of Streptomyces sp. 11x1 genomic DNA:
- a CDS encoding AMP-binding protein, with protein MSDTQTLIENRPPSVAALFLERVAATPDGEAYRYPVPPASGEGPSDWKSLSWAQSAERVYAVAAGLIELGVQPEQRVALASSTRIEWILADLGIMCAGAATTTVYPQTNAEESAYILADSASRVLIAEDAAQLAKAREKKAELPDLTHVVVIDTEGADLSEDWVLSLAELEKRGTAYLEKKPDLIKEKVGAITKDQLATLIYTSGTTGRPKGVRLPHDNWSYMAKAIAATGLVSAEDVQYLWLPLAHVFGKVLTSGQIEVGHVTAVDGRIDKIIENLPVVRPTYMAAVPRIFEKVYNGVVAKARAGGPAKYKIFQWAAGVSREYAKASQDNFRRTGTASVPFALGAKHKIADTLVYAKLREAFGGRLRACISGSVALAPDIGFFFAGAGIHILEGYGLTETSAASFVNPGEAYRTGTVGKPLPGCEVRIADDGEILLRGPGVMEGYHGLPEKTAEVLEADGWFHTGDIGELSPDGYLRITDRKKDLFKTSGGKYIAPTEIEGQFKSLCPFTSNVMVIGADRNFCTALIALDEPSLQGWAAENGLAGKTYEEIIAAPATVEMVDGYVKQLNEGLQRWQTIKKFRLLPRDLDVEHGELTPSLKLKRPVVEKEYLHLIEDMYAGAREA; from the coding sequence GTGAGCGACACACAGACCCTGATCGAGAACCGTCCGCCCTCGGTGGCGGCCCTCTTCCTCGAGCGCGTGGCGGCCACGCCCGACGGCGAGGCCTACCGCTACCCGGTGCCACCGGCCTCCGGGGAGGGGCCCTCCGACTGGAAGTCGCTGAGCTGGGCGCAGTCGGCCGAACGGGTGTACGCCGTCGCGGCCGGGCTGATCGAGCTGGGCGTGCAGCCGGAGCAGCGCGTCGCCCTCGCCTCGTCGACCCGCATCGAGTGGATCCTCGCCGACCTCGGCATCATGTGCGCCGGCGCCGCCACCACGACCGTCTATCCGCAGACCAACGCCGAGGAGTCGGCGTACATCCTCGCGGACTCCGCCAGTCGGGTCCTCATCGCCGAGGACGCGGCTCAGCTCGCCAAGGCCCGGGAGAAGAAGGCCGAGCTGCCCGACCTGACGCATGTCGTCGTCATCGACACGGAGGGTGCGGACCTCTCGGAGGACTGGGTCCTCTCCCTGGCCGAGCTGGAGAAGCGCGGCACCGCGTACCTGGAGAAGAAGCCCGACCTGATCAAGGAGAAGGTCGGCGCGATCACCAAGGACCAGCTCGCCACGCTCATCTACACCTCCGGCACCACCGGGCGCCCCAAGGGTGTCCGGTTGCCGCACGACAACTGGTCGTACATGGCGAAGGCGATCGCCGCGACCGGGCTGGTCAGCGCGGAGGATGTGCAGTACCTGTGGCTGCCGCTCGCGCACGTGTTCGGCAAGGTGCTCACCAGCGGTCAGATCGAGGTCGGGCACGTCACCGCCGTGGACGGCCGGATCGACAAGATCATCGAGAACCTTCCGGTGGTGCGGCCGACCTACATGGCGGCCGTGCCCCGCATCTTCGAGAAGGTCTACAACGGCGTCGTCGCCAAGGCCCGCGCGGGCGGCCCGGCCAAGTACAAGATCTTCCAGTGGGCGGCCGGGGTCTCCCGCGAGTACGCCAAGGCCAGCCAGGACAACTTCCGCCGCACCGGCACCGCCTCGGTGCCGTTCGCGCTCGGCGCGAAGCACAAGATCGCCGACACGCTGGTGTACGCCAAGCTCCGCGAGGCGTTCGGCGGCCGGCTGCGGGCCTGTATCTCCGGTTCGGTCGCGCTCGCGCCCGACATCGGCTTCTTCTTCGCCGGCGCCGGCATCCACATCCTGGAGGGCTACGGCCTGACCGAGACCTCGGCGGCGTCCTTCGTGAACCCCGGCGAGGCCTACCGCACCGGCACGGTCGGCAAGCCGCTGCCCGGCTGCGAGGTGCGGATCGCGGACGACGGCGAGATCCTGCTGCGCGGCCCCGGTGTGATGGAGGGCTACCACGGGCTGCCGGAGAAGACGGCGGAGGTGCTGGAGGCCGACGGGTGGTTCCACACCGGTGACATCGGGGAGCTGTCGCCCGACGGCTACCTGCGGATCACCGACCGGAAGAAGGACCTTTTCAAGACGTCCGGCGGCAAGTACATCGCGCCGACCGAGATCGAGGGGCAGTTCAAGTCGCTGTGCCCCTTCACCTCCAACGTGATGGTGATCGGCGCGGACCGGAACTTCTGCACGGCCCTCATCGCCCTCGACGAGCCGTCCCTCCAGGGGTGGGCCGCGGAGAACGGGCTGGCCGGGAAGACGTACGAGGAGATCATCGCGGCGCCCGCCACGGTCGAGATGGTCGACGGGTACGTCAAGCAGCTCAACGAGGGCTTGCAGCGGTGGCAGACGATCAAGAAGTTCCGGTTGCTGCCGCGGGACCTCGATGTGGAGCACGGTGAGCTCACGCCGAGCC